TGTGCATGGAGAACAGGCGTATCAAAAACCAGGACAGTTAATTGATGAAAATGTGCAAGAAAATACGATTGCTCACGAAATTATGCATCATTGGTTTGGTAATTTAGTAACGTCAGAAAGTTGGAGCAATCTTACCTTAAATGAATCTTTTGCCAATTATGGCGAATATTTATGGCAAGAATATAAGTACGGAAAAGTTGCCAAGGAAATGCATTATTTTGAGCAATTAGAAGCGTATAAAAATGGACAAAATGATGCCAAAAGTTTAGTTCGTTATCAATATGATGATCCTGAGGAATTGTTTGATTTAGTAAGCTATAATAAAGGTGGCGCAATTCTACATAATTTAAGAACCTATTTAGGAGATGAGGCATTTTTCCTAGGTTTAAAGCAATATTTAACTAAATATAAGTATCAAGATGCAGAAGTTTCGCAATTACGTTTGGTATTTGAAGAATTAACAGGGAAGGACCTAAACTGGTTTTTTAATCAGTGGTATTTTGGTGCAAATCATCCAAATATAGAAATCTCTTATGATTATAATACGTTACAAAAAACGGTGACTGTAAATATTATTCAAATGCAAGGAGAAACGTTTCAATTCCCTTTTGCTATTGATATTTTTGAAGGAACTAAAAGAACAAGACACAACGTTTTTGTAGCAGGGAATGATGCTTCTTTTACGTTTCCATATAACAAACAACCTAATTTAATTCAGGTAAATGCAGACAATGTATTAATTTGTAAAATCTATGAAAATAAGATTTTAAGTGAATATATTTTTCAACTTAAAAATGCAGATAATTATGCTCATAGAAGAGAAGCGTTGTTGGAAGTTGTTAAAAAACAAGAAGATAAAGACGCTTTTAATGCAGTTGTAAATGCTTTAAATGATGAATCGTATAAAATTAGACAGTTAGCCTTGCAAAATATCGATTTAATTAATAAGAACGCAAAAAAAGATGCCATTGCTAAAATAATGAATATGGCCAATAACGACCCTAAAACCATTGTGCAAGCAGAAGCTTTAAACACGTTAGGAAAGTTAACAGATTCTGAATTAAAACCAGTATTTGCAAAAGCATTAGAAAGTAAATCGTATTCGGTTTTGGGCAAAGCATTGGTTTCTATGTATTATATTGATAAGCCTACAGCCATCAAAAAATCAAAAGAATTGCCAGATGAAGTTCGTAAAATTTTAGCAACACCTTTAACACGAATTTTTATCGAAGAAAATGATGAAACCGAATTGCCTTTCATAGCAAAAACGGTGGTTTCTGGTATGTTTTTAACCAATGATGATGCTACCAAAGAGTTGTATCAAAAAGCATTTAAACAAATTTCTGAAAGTAATAATACAGAAGCTATTCAAAATACTGTAGATGATATGGTTGTAAAAGGAATTGAGTTTAAAGGGTTCAATTTTGATAAAGTAGTCATTAATTTAATGCGAAAAATGATTGACGATCAAAAGAAAGCCAATAAACCCAACAGAGAACGAAATATAGAAATTATTAAAACTGCTATGGCTAGGTTGTTGTAAAATTTAGTTTTTATTTATTAAAAGTTTATGGATTTTAATTCTATTATTGAATTGAAATCGATTAATTTTATCCCATAAAAATATATTATGAAAAAAATTTTCTTACTTCTTTTAGTGTTTGCTAGTTTAACAACATCTTCTCAAGATTTATTTAGAGAAACGATTAATGGTAAAATAATCGTTGAAGGCAATGATGTGGAAGGTATTGTTATTTTTAACGCTACAACAAATCTTGGAACTGTTTCTAATGCAAAAGGAGAATTCGAAATTAAAGTGGCTTTAAATGATTTGATTGAAGTGAAAGCTTTAGAGTATAAGAATTTTGATCTTAGAATAAACGAATATATTTTAGAATCGAAAAGATTAAGTCTTTTTTTAATTGAAGAAGTCAATAAATTAGACGAGATTATTATTGTTGCCGATAACAGAATGACTGGAAATTTGAATGCTGATATCAACATTGCATCAAAATTTATTCAGAAAAAAGATGTAATGTATTTTAGCATCAAACCTAGTGCAATTGATACTCGAATCAATGAAAAACCAGATGATGTAATCACATATGAAAATAGGTTGGTAGATGGTTTAAATATTGTAAATGTTGTTGATCAATTATTAATTCCGCTTTTTAGGGCAGAAGTAAAAGACAAAAAAGCAGCTGGAATTCCAGAAGTTCCTGCAGAATACGTTAAATATTATTTAGGTTCTAGTTTTTTAGTTGATAATTTTAACATTCCAGAACACAGAGTAGAAGAGTTTATCAGATATGTAGAAGATGATACCTTTGATTTTAACTTACTAAATTATGGGAATGAAATTAAGTTTTTAGAGTTGCTTAACGAGAAAAGTAAAACGTTTTTAGCCGAAAAAAAATAAGCAAGTTTTTAAACTTCCTTTTCTAAAAATCTAAAGGTTTTCCAAAAAATAAAATGAGTTATCTACTTGCAATTGTTATTTTGTTAATCATTTTGTTTGTGGGTTTAAAACCCAAGAAAACACCCAAAACATTTCCTTTAAAAAGTATTATAGTTCCTGAACATTGGCACCAAAGATTACTACAAAACGTATTGTTTTATAAAAAGTTAACCAAAGAAGAACAAACCCTTTTTAAAGCTAAAATGGTTCGGTTTTTAGAAGCTACAACTATTGAAGCAATTCACTTTGAGCTGGAAGAATTAGACAAAATCTTAATTGCAGCAAGTGCCGTAATTCCTGTATTTCGTTTCCCAAATTGGAACTATTGCAATTTAACAAACGTTTTAATTTATCCTGATTATTTTGATGAAGATTTGCAATTCAACAGTAAAACAAAAGGCAGAAATATTGCAGGTTTGGTGGGTACAGGAAGATTTGAAAACCACATGATTTTGTCTCGAAAAGCTTTGCATCATGGTTTTAGCAACAAAACTGACAAAGGCAACACAGGCATTCACGAATTTATTCATTTGTTAGACAAGGCAGATGGTGTTATTGATGGAATTCCAAATGCTTTGTTAGACAAGCAATATACAATTCCGTATTTGCAATTGGTACATAAAAAAATGGAAGAAATCAATAAAGATAAATCCGACATCAGAAATTATGGAGGCACTTCTCAAACTGAGTTTTTAGCAGTAGCTGGAGAATACTTTTTTGAAAGACCTAAATTGCTAAAAAGAAAACATCCAGAATTGTATGAGATGTTGGAGAGTTGTTTTGTGAGGTGAAATTATATAAAATTAATTATGTGCTTTACTTGCATATTTTCTTACAATATTCAACCTGTCCAACATATTTTGTTTCAATATGCTTTATTAATGTTTCACATATTTCAATATAATCGTCTTCATTAATGGGTGCTTGTTCTGTTCTCCAACCTCCATGAGATAAATCATTAATTAATGTATATGATTTAGTGTCATCTTTAATATTTTCCTTGATATATTTAGAAATACTATCTCCTGTGACATCAATCTTTTCAAATTTTGTTAATGTTTCAATTATATGTCTAATTGAATTTGCAGTTGTGTGTGTTGGAATTCCATTTTTTCTACAGATTTCATAAATATCCATCAGATGATTTATGTAGGGAACAGTTAAATTATTGTTGAAATCTATAAGTTCCCCTTTTTTAAGAAGTAATTTTTTATCAATAATATTATTTGAAACTAATACACGCATAAAATCATTATTATGCGTTAAAACAAGGAATCTTTCACGTTTTAATTTATCTATAATTTTTGATATATCTCTTATGACACCACATAAAGTATAAACGTGTGAAAAATCCATACTTGAAATTGGGTCATCAATTACAAAAAATAATTTTTGATAGTCATCTTCGATTTCAACTTTTAAGTGAGTGTCTCCAATAAAATATGCGAATGCAACAATGTTTTTTTCTCCTTCACTTAGTATGTTTTTTGCTTGGTCTTTTTCAAGCGTATTTTTGTCAAATATCAATCTGAAATTTTCATCGTCTAAAGTATACTTTTCTGCAAAAAAGTAATTAAGAACTGTTTTTATAGTTGCAGATACTTTTTCTTTTTTGCTGATTTTTTGTTGCTCTCTTTTTTTCTTTATTTCATTGTACAAAGATTTCCATTGAGCTCTTAATTTTATAACACTTTCAATACTGCTCTTGTGTTCATCAATCAAATGATTATAAGTACACTTAATTATCTCTTTTCTGGTGGATTTGTTTTCATCTCCAATTTTGTCTTTTTTCTTATTGATAGTTTCAATTTCTTCATTGTTTGAAGATAAAATTCCATTAAATAGTGTTTCTGAGTCATGTAAACTCTGGATTTGTAAATCAGTTAAATCAATGGATTTATTTATATTTTTAATTTTATCTTGAACAATTTTTATTAAAAACCCAATTTGTTCTTTTATAAGCTCAATATCTAAACCTTTTAGCTCAATATCTTCACTTGAAGGAATATATTTAGTTTTGTATATATTAAAATCATTTATTCTTTTAGTGTTTTGAATTTCAATGTTCGTAATTGCAATTAAATATTTATCAAGAGTGGTTTCGTAATCTTTAAATAGCTTTATAGTATTTGCCTCAACATCATTTAGATAAGCTGTATAATTGTCTATTAAATTTAAAGCATCTTTTTCTAAATTTTGTTCGCAGAATGGACAATTTTTTTCTGCAGAATCGATTAACCCAATACCTGTTTCAACAAAGAGTTGTTTTCTTTTTATTTTATCTTTAAATTCTTTTGCTAAAGAACTCAAACTATATTCTTTAAAACAATTTTCTTTAATTTCATTTATTAAGTTTAAATCTAATTTTAATAGTTCAATTTGTTTAATATCGTCTAAATTTTCAGGAACAGATTTAATTTTGTTGTAATCTTGAATTAGTTCTTCAAATGTTTTTGAGATATTATATTTATCTTTCTATATTCCATTAAAGATGTTTTGAAATTCTAATATTTTGTAATCGCCTAATCTCCTAATATTTTGAATATTACTGACGTTTTCCTTGATATATTTTTCTGCCTCAATTTTTATTTGTTGATTTAAATCAATACCTTCTTTTTCTATTTTTGATAATTTTTCTTCATCTTCTTTCAAGTCAATGTTTATCTTCCCAAGAATAAACCCTTCAATTTCGCTATCTTTTTCATAACTCAGTGCACTTATGTTTTCTTCAACATAATCTTGATTAAATGTATGATAAGTGTATTTAGTTTTAGGAATATTTGGAATAACTCCTTTTTGTAATTCCATTTTGAAATCTTCTTGCGTAATTCCATTCTTGTCAATTACCGAAAAGGAAAAATTGCTATTGGATTTTCCAATTGTAATTAATTTATCAGTTGGACTAATTTCATTTTGAAGTACTAATTCATTTTTGTTTTCTGTTAGTCTAAATAAACGACTGATAAAAGTTTTTCCACTTCCGTTATTTGCAAAAACACCAATTTTGAGAGAATTTGAAGAAATTAATCTTGTTAGGTTTTTAATTGGTGCAATATTCTGAAATTGAATATTTGTTTTTATTTTTTCTTCTGCCATTGATTTATAACGTATTTTTAATGTAGTATACAAAAAATTAATATGTGTAGCGTTCTAAAAACTGCTTTAAGTTTAGAACAAGTTTGTGATATTCTTATTTAGCTAATTTCGTCTTTTAATCAATAAAATCAACAGGAAAAACACCCTAACTT
The DNA window shown above is from Polaribacter sp. Hel_I_88 and carries:
- a CDS encoding M1 family metallopeptidase; this translates as MKFQKIIMLLFVLIANSIFSQIITTYKPEREKMHDLVHTKLKVDFNFENKTMNGEAWITAKPHFYKTDKITLDANSMIIKEISLNSKKLPFNYNDFDLTIDLPKTYQKDEEFTIYIHYTARPEKAKDRITQNITDKKGLYFINADGIDKNKPTQIWTQGETEANSIWFPTIDTPNQKMSQEIYITVPNKYKTLSNGTLVNQTNAGANRTDYWKFDQKHAPYLAFMAVGEFEIIKDSYKNIPVNYYVEKEFAPYAKDIFGFTPEMLGFFSDKLGVEYPWEAYNQIVVRDYVSGAMENTTAVVHGEQAYQKPGQLIDENVQENTIAHEIMHHWFGNLVTSESWSNLTLNESFANYGEYLWQEYKYGKVAKEMHYFEQLEAYKNGQNDAKSLVRYQYDDPEELFDLVSYNKGGAILHNLRTYLGDEAFFLGLKQYLTKYKYQDAEVSQLRLVFEELTGKDLNWFFNQWYFGANHPNIEISYDYNTLQKTVTVNIIQMQGETFQFPFAIDIFEGTKRTRHNVFVAGNDASFTFPYNKQPNLIQVNADNVLICKIYENKILSEYIFQLKNADNYAHRREALLEVVKKQEDKDAFNAVVNALNDESYKIRQLALQNIDLINKNAKKDAIAKIMNMANNDPKTIVQAEALNTLGKLTDSELKPVFAKALESKSYSVLGKALVSMYYIDKPTAIKKSKELPDEVRKILATPLTRIFIEENDETELPFIAKTVVSGMFLTNDDATKELYQKAFKQISESNNTEAIQNTVDDMVVKGIEFKGFNFDKVVINLMRKMIDDQKKANKPNRERNIEIIKTAMARLL
- a CDS encoding membrane protein, with translation MKKIFLLLLVFASLTTSSQDLFRETINGKIIVEGNDVEGIVIFNATTNLGTVSNAKGEFEIKVALNDLIEVKALEYKNFDLRINEYILESKRLSLFLIEEVNKLDEIIIVADNRMTGNLNADINIASKFIQKKDVMYFSIKPSAIDTRINEKPDDVITYENRLVDGLNIVNVVDQLLIPLFRAEVKDKKAAGIPEVPAEYVKYYLGSSFLVDNFNIPEHRVEEFIRYVEDDTFDFNLLNYGNEIKFLELLNEKSKTFLAEKK
- a CDS encoding zinc-dependent peptidase, with the translated sequence MSYLLAIVILLIILFVGLKPKKTPKTFPLKSIIVPEHWHQRLLQNVLFYKKLTKEEQTLFKAKMVRFLEATTIEAIHFELEELDKILIAASAVIPVFRFPNWNYCNLTNVLIYPDYFDEDLQFNSKTKGRNIAGLVGTGRFENHMILSRKALHHGFSNKTDKGNTGIHEFIHLLDKADGVIDGIPNALLDKQYTIPYLQLVHKKMEEINKDKSDIRNYGGTSQTEFLAVAGEYFFERPKLLKRKHPELYEMLESCFVR
- a CDS encoding AAA family ATPase yields the protein MSKTFEELIQDYNKIKSVPENLDDIKQIELLKLDLNLINEIKENCFKEYSLSSLAKEFKDKIKRKQLFVETGIGLIDSAEKNCPFCEQNLEKDALNLIDNYTAYLNDVEANTIKLFKDYETTLDKYLIAITNIEIQNTKRINDFNIYKTKYIPSSEDIELKGLDIELIKEQIGFLIKIVQDKIKNINKSIDLTDLQIQSLHDSETLFNGILSSNNEEIETINKKKDKIGDENKSTRKEIIKCTYNHLIDEHKSSIESVIKLRAQWKSLYNEIKKKREQQKISKKEKVSATIKTVLNYFFAEKYTLDDENFRLIFDKNTLEKDQAKNILSEGEKNIVAFAYFIGDTHLKVEIEDDYQKLFFVIDDPISSMDFSHVYTLCGVIRDISKIIDKLKRERFLVLTHNNDFMRVLVSNNIIDKKLLLKKGELIDFNNNLTVPYINHLMDIYEICRKNGIPTHTTANSIRHIIETLTKFEKIDVTGDSISKYIKENIKDDTKSYTLINDLSHGGWRTEQAPINEDDYIEICETLIKHIETKYVGQVEYCKKICK